One Leisingera sp. M658 genomic window carries:
- a CDS encoding helix-turn-helix domain-containing protein, with amino-acid sequence MADAAKCPDCSRINEVLSRVGDRWSVLVVISLAQYGVLRFNELKRNLGISQRMLSLTLRSLERDGLVSRTYYPTIPPKVEYALTPLGESFREPLRALGLWALEHLPVIDAARAEFDAAAEAEKKSA; translated from the coding sequence ACGAGGTGCTGTCGCGGGTCGGGGACCGCTGGAGCGTGCTGGTGGTGATCTCGCTGGCGCAATACGGGGTGCTGCGGTTCAACGAGCTGAAGCGGAACCTGGGGATTTCCCAGCGAATGCTGAGCCTGACCCTGCGCAGCCTGGAACGCGACGGGCTGGTCAGCCGCACCTATTACCCGACAATCCCGCCCAAGGTGGAATACGCGCTGACGCCGCTGGGAGAGTCGTTCCGCGAGCCATTGCGCGCGCTGGGGCTTTGGGCACTGGAGCATTTGCCGGTGATCGATGCCGCACGGGCCGAGTTCGATGCGGCTGCGGAGGCGGAAAAGAAATCCGCCTGA
- a CDS encoding DUF6525 family protein: MADGKAGRNLNSRLKRRRRAGDPMQAYDALPPGLRRWLASACLPWSPASALKIWNNAGGSKDPDAAATRLNAAEQSLMRRDAGVWNIRK; the protein is encoded by the coding sequence ATGGCTGATGGCAAGGCGGGCCGGAACCTGAACTCCCGCTTGAAGCGCCGGCGCCGGGCAGGGGACCCGATGCAGGCCTATGACGCACTGCCGCCCGGGCTGCGGCGCTGGCTGGCCTCTGCCTGCCTGCCTTGGAGTCCGGCATCGGCCCTGAAGATCTGGAACAATGCGGGCGGCAGCAAGGATCCCGATGCCGCCGCGACCCGGCTGAACGCCGCGGAACAGTCCCTAATGCGGCGCGATGCCGGGGTCTGGAACATCCGCAAATAG
- a CDS encoding GTP-binding protein, with protein MTDKRLPVTVLSGFLGAGKTTLLNHVLNNRAGRKVAVIVNDMSEVNIDADLVRGESELSRQDEKLVEMTNGCLCCTLRDDLLQEVRRLAGEGRFDYLLIESTGIAEPLPVAATFDFRDAEGASLSDVARLDTMVTVVDAVNLLQDFSSHDFLSDRGESLGEEDDRTLVNLLTDQIEFANVIILNKVSDAGPDQTAAAMAVIKALNPDAEVIHADHSKVDGNRIFNTGRFDFDRAHEHPLWAKELYGFEHHVPETEEYGISSFVYRARRPFDPAQIHAALNGDLPGVIRAKGHFWLATRPEWAAEFSLAGAISLVRPLGLWWAAVPTERWPAHPEARREFLQNWDETWGDRRQELVFIGAGLDKDAITARLDGCLMPEAPGGFDPAWNALDDPFPGWRRNG; from the coding sequence ATGACAGATAAGAGGCTGCCGGTTACGGTCCTGTCCGGCTTTCTTGGGGCGGGCAAGACCACGCTCTTGAACCACGTCCTAAACAATCGCGCGGGCCGCAAGGTTGCGGTGATCGTCAATGACATGAGCGAAGTGAACATCGACGCAGACCTGGTGCGCGGCGAGTCCGAACTGTCGCGGCAGGACGAAAAACTGGTTGAGATGACCAACGGTTGCCTCTGCTGCACCCTGCGCGATGACCTGCTGCAAGAAGTGCGCCGCCTCGCGGGGGAGGGGCGCTTTGACTATCTGTTGATCGAAAGCACCGGAATTGCCGAACCCTTGCCGGTGGCCGCAACGTTCGATTTCCGGGATGCCGAAGGCGCCAGCCTGTCGGATGTTGCCCGGCTGGATACGATGGTGACGGTGGTCGATGCGGTCAACCTATTGCAGGACTTCAGCAGCCACGATTTCCTCAGCGACCGCGGCGAAAGCCTGGGCGAGGAAGATGACCGCACATTGGTCAACCTGCTGACCGACCAGATCGAGTTCGCCAATGTTATCATCCTGAACAAAGTGTCGGACGCAGGGCCGGATCAGACAGCCGCAGCCATGGCCGTCATCAAGGCGCTGAACCCGGATGCCGAAGTTATCCACGCGGATCATTCCAAGGTGGACGGCAACAGGATCTTTAACACCGGCCGTTTCGATTTCGACCGCGCCCATGAGCACCCTCTCTGGGCCAAGGAGCTTTACGGGTTTGAACACCACGTGCCGGAGACAGAGGAATACGGCATTTCCTCCTTTGTCTACCGCGCCCGGCGACCCTTTGATCCCGCCCAGATCCATGCGGCGCTGAACGGCGATCTGCCCGGCGTGATCCGGGCCAAGGGGCATTTCTGGCTGGCAACCCGCCCTGAATGGGCTGCGGAGTTTTCGCTGGCCGGGGCAATCTCCTTGGTCCGCCCGCTGGGCCTGTGGTGGGCTGCAGTGCCAACAGAACGTTGGCCCGCCCACCCCGAGGCCCGGCGCGAGTTCCTGCAGAACTGGGATGAAACCTGGGGTGACCGCCGCCAGGAGCTGGTGTTTATCGGGGCGGGGCTGGATAAAGACGCGATCACCGCCCGCCTGGACGGCTGTCTGATGCCGGAGGCACCGGGCGGCTTTGATCCCGCCTGGAACGCGTTGGACGATCCCTTCCCGGGCTGGCGCCGCAATGGCTGA
- a CDS encoding GntR family transcriptional regulator, with protein sequence MSYRDIKQVVLDRIQNKIWAPDSLLPSETDLAVEFSSTRTTVNRALRELAEEGYLERKRKAGTRVLNSPVRKAQFSIPLVRDEIAETGAAYRYSLVESRIMPAPAWLSARLDIPQKQEVLHIRCMHYAGNAPFQYEVRWVVTDSIPDVLEADFTQSGPNDWLVQKVPFTNLELSFMATKADQTVSEFLDAPLGDPLFTAERITWLRTKPVTLAKLFFAPGYKMTTHL encoded by the coding sequence ATGAGTTACAGGGATATCAAGCAGGTCGTTCTGGACCGGATCCAAAACAAGATCTGGGCGCCGGACAGTCTGCTGCCCAGCGAAACGGACCTGGCTGTTGAATTCTCAAGCACGCGCACCACTGTGAACCGGGCGCTGCGGGAGCTGGCCGAAGAAGGCTATCTGGAACGCAAACGGAAGGCCGGGACGCGGGTTTTGAATTCACCGGTCCGCAAAGCCCAGTTTTCCATCCCCCTGGTGCGGGATGAAATCGCTGAAACCGGCGCCGCCTACCGGTATTCCCTGGTGGAAAGCCGTATCATGCCTGCCCCGGCATGGCTGTCAGCCCGGCTTGATATCCCTCAAAAGCAGGAGGTTCTGCATATCAGATGCATGCATTATGCCGGCAATGCGCCGTTCCAGTATGAAGTGCGCTGGGTTGTGACAGACAGCATCCCCGACGTTCTGGAGGCGGATTTCACCCAATCCGGTCCGAATGACTGGCTGGTGCAAAAAGTACCCTTCACAAATCTTGAGCTGAGCTTCATGGCGACCAAGGCCGATCAGACAGTGTCCGAGTTTCTGGACGCCCCATTGGGGGATCCGTTGTTCACTGCGGAAAGGATTACTTGGCTGCGCACCAAGCCTGTAACGCTGGCAAAGCTGTTTTTTGCTCCCGGATATAAAATGACGACTCATCTGTAA
- a CDS encoding LysR family transcriptional regulator produces the protein MKLDPRHLEMLFAIVDRGGLTEGAELLGKSQPSLSRSLAMLEERVGAPLFEPGRRPLQPTELGLALAEEGRKVFLAVRRSGAVLEQFQRGKSGAVRVAGTPVFLDGVISPMIAEFQMGYPDVRIDQSYGYPGDLMPKLKEGTLDLAILPMRQASTPEGFSFDQILPGRNVIACRAGHPLVRRGAVKLPEIAQYSWIAPPADSPLYHDLRAVLEGIGVKDFKVSFSGGSLSAVVSILTGSDALTVLPFSVVFMMRRQKSISALPVRIGDPDRHLGILRYETQPMRPSVKRFAGYIRSEFKTLSASITRVGQDAVWRP, from the coding sequence ATGAAGCTGGATCCCCGTCACCTTGAAATGCTGTTTGCCATCGTTGATCGCGGCGGGTTGACCGAAGGGGCAGAGCTGCTTGGCAAGTCGCAACCAAGCCTGTCGCGATCGCTTGCGATGCTGGAGGAGCGCGTCGGCGCCCCCTTGTTTGAGCCGGGCAGGCGCCCGCTGCAGCCGACCGAATTGGGCCTCGCCCTGGCAGAGGAGGGCAGGAAGGTCTTTCTGGCAGTGCGCCGCAGCGGTGCTGTTCTGGAACAGTTCCAGCGCGGCAAAAGCGGCGCAGTGCGGGTTGCCGGCACGCCGGTGTTCCTCGACGGGGTGATCTCGCCGATGATCGCCGAGTTTCAGATGGGCTACCCGGACGTGCGCATCGACCAGAGTTATGGCTACCCTGGAGATCTGATGCCGAAGCTGAAGGAGGGAACCCTTGACCTGGCCATTCTGCCAATGCGGCAGGCGTCAACTCCTGAGGGGTTTTCCTTTGACCAGATCCTGCCCGGGCGCAACGTCATCGCCTGCCGGGCAGGGCATCCGCTGGTCCGGCGCGGGGCAGTGAAGCTGCCGGAAATTGCGCAGTATTCCTGGATTGCGCCACCGGCGGACAGCCCGCTATACCACGACCTGCGCGCGGTGCTTGAAGGGATCGGAGTGAAGGATTTCAAGGTCAGTTTCTCCGGCGGCTCCCTCAGCGCGGTGGTCAGTATCCTTACGGGGTCCGACGCTCTGACGGTGCTGCCGTTTTCCGTGGTGTTCATGATGCGGCGTCAGAAATCAATCAGCGCCTTGCCGGTCCGCATTGGCGATCCGGACCGGCACTTGGGCATTTTGCGCTATGAAACCCAGCCAATGCGGCCCTCCGTCAAGCGGTTCGCGGGCTATATCCGGAGCGAGTTCAAGACCCTGTCCGCCAGTATCACCCGTGTGGGCCAGGATGCTGTCTGGCGGCCTTAA
- a CDS encoding maleylacetate reductase yields the protein MFDTAKYGSDQTVIFEAGLHRTLDRHVSALGANRVLVLTTPHQSDLGLELAAQLGAKTAGVFCRAAMHTPVEVTEEALAHLQDVGADTVLAAGGGSTIGLGKALALRSGVTQIALPTTYAGSECTPILGQTENGVKTTVNDSNLRPATVLYDPELVATLPVPMTVTSTLNAMAHAVEALYAQDRNPQSTELALTGLRIFADALPRVLEDPAGLQARLATQQAAWACGTVLGQVGMALHHKLCHTLGGSFGLPHAETHAIVLPHAAAYNAAAVPGLLAPVGEIFGNADPAAALWQFAKDHGAPMALRDLGLAEADLDRAAALAVQNPYWNPKEITRSGIRDLLARAWGGDAPGN from the coding sequence ATGTTCGACACTGCAAAATACGGATCAGATCAGACCGTCATCTTTGAGGCGGGGCTGCACCGCACCCTGGACCGTCATGTTTCTGCGCTGGGTGCCAACCGCGTTCTGGTGCTGACCACACCGCATCAATCGGATCTCGGGCTGGAGCTGGCGGCGCAGCTGGGCGCCAAGACGGCAGGTGTGTTCTGCCGCGCCGCAATGCATACGCCGGTCGAGGTGACCGAGGAAGCCCTGGCCCATCTGCAGGATGTCGGCGCGGACACTGTGCTGGCGGCCGGCGGCGGTTCGACCATCGGGCTTGGCAAGGCGCTGGCCCTGCGCAGCGGCGTCACCCAGATTGCCCTGCCCACGACCTATGCCGGCAGCGAATGCACGCCGATCCTCGGCCAGACTGAAAACGGGGTGAAAACCACGGTGAATGACAGCAATCTGCGCCCGGCCACCGTGCTTTATGACCCGGAACTGGTGGCAACCCTTCCGGTACCGATGACCGTGACAAGCACGCTCAATGCCATGGCCCATGCCGTCGAGGCGCTCTATGCGCAGGACCGCAATCCACAGTCGACTGAACTGGCGCTGACTGGGCTGCGTATCTTTGCCGACGCCCTGCCGCGGGTGCTGGAGGATCCGGCCGGGCTGCAAGCGCGCCTTGCCACGCAGCAGGCTGCCTGGGCCTGCGGCACGGTACTGGGCCAGGTGGGCATGGCGCTGCATCACAAGCTTTGCCACACACTTGGCGGCAGCTTCGGTCTGCCGCACGCCGAAACCCATGCCATCGTGCTGCCCCACGCCGCCGCCTATAACGCTGCTGCCGTGCCCGGCCTGCTGGCCCCCGTTGGCGAAATCTTTGGAAATGCCGATCCGGCGGCCGCTCTTTGGCAATTCGCCAAGGATCACGGCGCCCCGATGGCGCTGCGCGATCTGGGGCTGGCGGAGGCGGATCTGGACCGCGCTGCCGCTCTTGCAGTGCAGAACCCCTATTGGAACCCAAAAGAAATCACCCGGTCCGGCATTCGGGACCTGCTGGCGCGCGCCTGGGGAGGAGACGCGCCGGGTAACTGA
- a CDS encoding ABC transporter substrate-binding protein codes for MINRRTLLKTGTAAGLLSTSGLAAPALARGAKIKLGYISPQSGPLAAFSEADRFILDGFAATDAGRNFEVIVKDSQSNPNRAADVARELIVNDGIDLMLVASTPETTNPVATTCEAEEIPCISTVAPWQPWFAGQQGNSGDPGSWERFHYAYHFFWGLEDIIAVFNAMWSQLDTNKSVGALYPNDGDGNAWGDPVLGFPPALEQSGYRLTDPGRYQNLTDDFSAQINAFKQAEAEIVTGVPVPPDFTTFWTQAKQQGFAPKAATIGKAVLFPQAVESLGDAGHNLSSEVWWSPNHPFSSSLTGQSAAGLAHGFTAATGRQWTQPIGFVHALFEMAADVMARVDDAGDADTVSEAIAATELASIVGRIAFDGAGLPPFAQANVAKTPLVGGQWRLTESGGYDLVIVDSSTAPEVPAGGVMEPIS; via the coding sequence ATGATCAACCGCCGAACATTGCTGAAAACAGGCACCGCTGCCGGGCTGCTGAGCACAAGCGGACTCGCCGCGCCCGCCTTGGCACGGGGCGCAAAAATCAAGCTGGGCTACATCAGTCCGCAATCCGGCCCGCTCGCGGCCTTTTCCGAGGCGGACCGGTTCATCCTGGACGGCTTTGCTGCAACCGACGCGGGCCGGAATTTTGAGGTCATCGTCAAAGACAGCCAATCGAACCCGAACCGTGCGGCGGATGTGGCGCGCGAGCTGATCGTGAATGACGGCATCGACCTGATGCTTGTCGCCTCTACGCCGGAAACAACCAACCCGGTTGCCACAACCTGCGAGGCTGAGGAAATCCCCTGCATCTCCACCGTTGCCCCCTGGCAGCCGTGGTTCGCCGGGCAGCAGGGCAATTCCGGCGATCCGGGGTCGTGGGAGCGGTTTCACTATGCCTATCACTTCTTCTGGGGGCTGGAGGACATCATCGCGGTCTTCAATGCCATGTGGAGCCAGCTGGACACCAACAAATCCGTCGGCGCGCTGTACCCCAATGATGGCGATGGCAATGCCTGGGGCGACCCGGTGCTGGGCTTCCCGCCGGCACTGGAGCAAAGCGGCTACAGGCTGACCGACCCTGGGCGCTACCAGAACCTGACGGATGATTTCTCTGCCCAGATCAACGCCTTCAAACAGGCCGAAGCGGAGATCGTGACAGGCGTGCCGGTCCCGCCTGATTTCACCACATTCTGGACCCAGGCCAAACAGCAGGGCTTTGCGCCCAAGGCTGCCACCATCGGCAAGGCGGTTCTGTTTCCGCAGGCTGTCGAATCCCTGGGGGATGCAGGCCACAACCTCAGCTCTGAAGTCTGGTGGTCCCCGAACCATCCGTTCAGCTCCTCACTGACGGGCCAGTCCGCAGCCGGTCTGGCCCACGGCTTCACCGCCGCAACCGGGCGGCAGTGGACCCAGCCCATCGGCTTTGTCCATGCGCTGTTCGAGATGGCCGCTGATGTGATGGCCCGCGTGGATGATGCCGGTGATGCGGATACCGTGTCCGAAGCAATCGCCGCCACCGAGCTTGCCTCCATCGTCGGGCGCATCGCCTTTGACGGCGCAGGCCTGCCGCCTTTTGCACAGGCAAACGTGGCCAAGACACCGCTGGTGGGCGGTCAATGGCGGCTGACGGAAAGCGGCGGCTATGACCTTGTGATCGTTGACAGTTCCACCGCACCCGAGGTGCCGGCGGGCGGTGTGATGGAACCCATTTCATGA
- a CDS encoding ABC transporter ATP-binding protein, with protein sequence MTLLSLQNVSKSFGQLKVADDVTLKVPAGQALGIIGPNGAGKSTLFNLITGNLRSDAGSIRFDGRDVTAAPAMQRCFAGVGRSFQVPQPFGNMTVFENLMVAATHGRKASERDVQADCARILSQCGLLQAANQPAGGLALLQRKRLEMARALATDPKLLLLDEIAGGLTEGECLSLIDTIRSIHARGVTIIWIEHVLHALTSVVERLLVLNFGKVIGLGTPDDIMNRAEVRDIYLGAGV encoded by the coding sequence ATGACCCTTCTCTCATTGCAGAACGTATCGAAAAGCTTTGGCCAGCTGAAAGTGGCTGATGACGTCACCTTGAAGGTTCCGGCCGGCCAGGCACTTGGCATCATCGGACCAAATGGCGCGGGGAAATCAACGCTTTTCAACCTCATCACCGGCAATCTGCGCAGCGACGCAGGATCCATCCGCTTTGACGGGCGCGACGTGACGGCGGCCCCCGCCATGCAGCGCTGTTTCGCGGGTGTCGGCCGCTCCTTCCAGGTGCCGCAGCCCTTCGGCAACATGACCGTGTTCGAGAACCTGATGGTGGCCGCCACCCATGGCCGCAAGGCCTCCGAACGGGATGTGCAGGCCGATTGCGCCCGCATTCTAAGCCAATGCGGGCTGTTGCAGGCGGCCAACCAACCGGCGGGCGGGCTTGCGCTACTGCAGCGCAAGCGGCTGGAAATGGCGCGTGCGCTGGCAACGGACCCCAAGCTGCTTTTGCTGGACGAAATCGCCGGCGGGTTGACCGAGGGCGAATGCCTGTCCCTCATCGATACCATCCGCAGCATCCATGCCCGCGGCGTTACCATTATCTGGATCGAACATGTTCTGCATGCGCTCACCTCGGTGGTTGAGCGACTCCTGGTGCTGAATTTCGGCAAGGTGATCGGCCTTGGCACGCCCGATGACATCATGAACCGGGCCGAGGTCCGCGACATCTATCTGGGAGCCGGTGTCTGA
- a CDS encoding ABC transporter ATP-binding protein has product MPILKTRGLTARYGDFQALFGVDLRLDEGETLAIIGANGAGKTTLMRALAGVLPSAPGMVHLAGRPVGGLSADQIMPLGLAMVPEGRKLFPSLSVEENLLIGTYGRKVRGYWSLEAIYDLFPILAERRHHPGTALSGGQQQMVAIGRALMSNPKVLLCDEISLGLAPVVIRDIYAAVPKIQASGASLIVVEQDIGQAMKAADRVCCMMEGRITLEGRPEDLRREDIHAAYFGAAA; this is encoded by the coding sequence ATGCCCATTTTGAAAACACGCGGCCTTACCGCCCGTTACGGTGACTTTCAGGCGCTGTTCGGCGTCGACTTGCGGCTGGACGAAGGGGAAACCCTTGCCATCATCGGCGCCAATGGCGCGGGAAAAACAACCCTGATGCGGGCGCTGGCAGGTGTACTGCCATCGGCCCCCGGCATGGTGCATCTGGCGGGCCGGCCCGTAGGGGGCCTGAGTGCGGATCAGATCATGCCGCTGGGCCTTGCGATGGTGCCGGAGGGGCGCAAACTGTTCCCGTCTCTCTCGGTCGAGGAGAACCTTCTGATCGGCACCTACGGGCGCAAGGTCCGAGGGTACTGGAGCCTGGAAGCGATCTACGACTTGTTCCCGATCCTTGCAGAACGGCGGCACCATCCGGGCACTGCGCTTTCGGGCGGGCAGCAGCAGATGGTGGCCATCGGCCGCGCGCTGATGTCGAACCCCAAGGTCCTGTTGTGTGATGAAATCAGCCTTGGCCTGGCGCCTGTAGTGATCCGGGACATCTATGCCGCCGTGCCGAAAATCCAGGCCAGCGGCGCCAGCCTGATCGTGGTGGAACAGGATATCGGCCAGGCGATGAAAGCCGCCGACCGGGTCTGCTGCATGATGGAGGGCCGCATCACCCTTGAAGGGCGTCCCGAAGATCTGCGCCGCGAGGATATTCACGCAGCCTATTTCGGAGCCGCCGCATGA
- a CDS encoding branched-chain amino acid ABC transporter permease: protein MIWIDTILQGILLGGLYALFAAGLSLVFGIMRLVNLAHGDLIVCAAYLILVLVTLLGLPPFAAALLAAPVMFAAGWLLQLHLLNRTLGTDILPPLLVTFGLSIALQNALLEGFSADSQRLPAGAIATASIKLGDLSLGLLPLLTFASAVLVILGLNQLFYRTGLGRAFRATSDDAVTASLMGIRPGRIFATATAIAMLVVTLAALYLGMRANFDPAIGPARLIYAFEAVIIGGLGSLWGTLAGGIIIGVAQTLGAAVNPEWQILAGHLAFLLVLLVKPRGLFPRAVD from the coding sequence ATGATCTGGATCGACACGATACTGCAGGGCATCCTGCTTGGCGGGCTTTACGCGCTGTTTGCCGCCGGTCTCAGCCTCGTTTTCGGGATTATGCGGCTGGTGAATCTGGCCCATGGCGACCTGATTGTATGCGCGGCCTACCTGATCCTTGTCCTGGTAACGCTTCTGGGATTGCCGCCGTTTGCGGCGGCGCTGCTGGCCGCGCCGGTGATGTTCGCTGCCGGCTGGCTGCTGCAATTGCACCTGCTGAACCGCACGCTGGGGACGGATATCCTGCCGCCGCTGCTGGTGACGTTCGGCCTGTCGATCGCGCTGCAGAATGCCCTGCTTGAGGGTTTCAGCGCTGACAGCCAGCGCCTGCCGGCCGGTGCGATCGCCACCGCCTCAATCAAGCTGGGCGATCTCAGCCTCGGGCTGCTGCCGCTTCTGACCTTTGCCTCCGCCGTCCTTGTGATCCTGGGGCTGAACCAGCTGTTTTACCGCACCGGGCTGGGCCGTGCCTTCCGTGCCACCTCGGATGATGCGGTCACGGCGAGCCTGATGGGCATCCGCCCCGGGCGCATTTTTGCCACGGCTACGGCAATTGCCATGCTGGTGGTGACGCTGGCCGCGCTCTACCTTGGGATGCGGGCGAATTTTGATCCGGCAATCGGGCCTGCCCGTCTGATTTATGCCTTTGAGGCTGTGATCATCGGCGGCCTTGGCAGCCTGTGGGGCACGCTGGCGGGCGGTATCATCATCGGCGTCGCACAGACGCTGGGCGCCGCTGTGAACCCCGAATGGCAAATTCTGGCCGGGCACCTGGCCTTCCTGCTCGTGCTGCTGGTGAAGCCGCGCGGACTGTTTCCAAGGGCGGTGGACTGA
- a CDS encoding branched-chain amino acid ABC transporter permease, with protein sequence MADLTHSPVQSAALAAAAPFRVTTRTKASNLFGLLACGAVLLLAVLPFFAGRGLIQDLFFILTMLVLAQLWNLLAGYGGLVSIGQQAFVGAGAYAMFGGVIIAGIDPIAAILLGGLAAAVLAVPMGYFAFRLAGAYFAIGTWVMAEVARLLLAQVKTLGGGTGTSLPRTATRGMWATDWIKSALDVKTAAARDILTYWLALLLAVVVIAAIYALLRSRRGLALSAVRDNPEAAKSVGVDAGRIKWLVFLAASLGTGLAGALIYVQKTRISPDAAFSVTDWTAYVIFIVVIGGIGTIEGPILGVLIFFALQSLLADFGSWYLFTLGLIGIAVMLLAPRGLWGVFSDRTGIQLFPVQRRLNGGTLKED encoded by the coding sequence ATGGCTGATCTTACACATTCTCCGGTACAATCTGCGGCACTTGCTGCGGCGGCACCGTTCCGCGTGACGACCCGCACAAAGGCGTCCAATCTGTTCGGCCTGCTGGCCTGCGGCGCGGTCCTTCTGTTGGCGGTTTTGCCCTTCTTTGCCGGGCGCGGGCTGATCCAGGATCTGTTTTTCATCCTGACCATGCTGGTGCTGGCACAGCTTTGGAACCTGCTTGCAGGCTACGGCGGTCTGGTCAGCATCGGCCAGCAGGCCTTTGTCGGCGCCGGCGCCTATGCGATGTTCGGCGGCGTCATTATCGCAGGCATCGATCCGATTGCTGCAATCCTGCTGGGCGGGCTGGCGGCGGCGGTCCTTGCAGTGCCGATGGGTTATTTCGCCTTCCGCCTTGCCGGCGCCTATTTCGCCATTGGTACCTGGGTCATGGCCGAAGTCGCGCGGCTGCTCCTTGCGCAGGTTAAAACACTTGGCGGCGGCACCGGCACCTCCCTGCCCCGCACCGCCACCCGCGGGATGTGGGCGACCGACTGGATCAAATCCGCACTGGATGTCAAAACCGCCGCCGCGCGCGATATCCTGACCTATTGGCTGGCACTGCTGCTGGCGGTAGTGGTGATCGCAGCGATCTACGCGCTTTTGCGCTCGCGGCGCGGGCTGGCATTGTCGGCTGTGCGCGACAACCCGGAAGCCGCGAAATCCGTCGGCGTCGATGCTGGCCGGATCAAATGGCTGGTGTTCCTGGCGGCCAGCCTTGGCACCGGGCTGGCTGGGGCGCTTATCTATGTGCAGAAAACCCGCATCAGCCCCGATGCCGCCTTCAGCGTCACCGATTGGACGGCTTACGTGATTTTCATCGTAGTGATCGGCGGCATCGGCACCATCGAGGGCCCGATCCTGGGTGTTCTCATCTTCTTCGCATTGCAATCGCTGCTGGCCGACTTTGGCAGCTGGTATCTGTTCACGCTTGGTCTTATCGGAATCGCGGTCATGCTCCTGGCGCCGCGCGGCCTATGGGGAGTTTTCTCCGACCGGACCGGCATTCAGCTTTTTCCCGTTCAGCGGCGTCTGAACGGCGGCACACTCAAGGAGGATTAA